From Tachypleus tridentatus isolate NWPU-2018 chromosome 8, ASM421037v1, whole genome shotgun sequence, a single genomic window includes:
- the LOC143222940 gene encoding G-protein coupled receptor moody-like, translated as MMNADSFDFTNDSGTVYEAKSSLMHERKELMYFAAFCIIVSIIVGLSGNLLTIVALLRCPRVRSATAAFIISLCVADFLFCALNLPFSASRFIHQKWIHGDILCVMFPFMRYVNVGLSLMSITAITINRYILIVHQRMYEKIYRKCYIAIMIAAIWLFSFAMLLPTLIGVWGRFGYDKKILNCSILTVNGKSSKTFLFIFGFLIPCVTIIVCYARIFWVLKTSASRVRAYSNSETKEQKKNRDAKKRKEEWRVTRMVLIIFCSFLVCYLPITIVKVADKQAKYPALHIVGYILIYISASINPIIYGVTNKQYRQAYETVLMCRRPRSLSVSANVSNTNDPSINPYTLVSNVAQNSKDDSVFVDERV; from the exons ATGATGAATGCTGACTCGTTCGACTTCACAAACGATAGCGGAACAGTGTATGAAGCAAAATCTTCTCTAATGCATGAACGTAAAGAACTGATGTATTTTGCTGCCTTTTGTATTATTGTTTCGATCATTGTTGGCCTAAGCGGTAACTTACTGACTATTGTTGCTTTATTAAGATGTCCACGAGTGCGCAGTGCCACAGCTGCTTTTATTATTAGCCTCTGTGTTGCTGATTTTCTGTTCTGTGCTTTGAATCTACCATTCAGTGCTTCTCGATTTATCCACCAGAAGTGGATTCATGGTGACATTTTGTGTGTTATGTTCCCCTTCATGCGGTACGTCAATGTTGGGTTATCGTTGATGTCCATCACAGCGATTACAATAAACCGTTATATCCTAATTGTCCACCAAAGAATGTATGAGAAGATATACCGAAAATGTTACATTGCAATAATGATTGCTGCAATCTGGTTGTTTTCATTTGCTATGTTGTTACCTACACTAATCGGCGTATGGGGACGTTTTGGATACGACAAAaagattttaaattgttctatcCTGACAGTTAATGGCAAATCTTCAAAGacgtttttatttatctttggaTTTCTTATTCCTTGTGTCACTATCATAGTTTGTTATGCCCGTATCTTTTGGGTATTAAAGACGAGTGCCAGTCGGGTTCGTGCCTATAGCAACTCGGAAACTAAGGAACAGAAAAAGAACCGAGATGCAAAAAAACGGAAGGAGGAATGGCGAGTGACGCGGATGGTCCTCATCATTTTCTGTTCTTTCTTGGTTTGTTATCTTCCTATCACAATCGTAAAG GTTGCGGACAAGCAGGCCAAGTACCCAGCTTTACATATTGTTGGCTACATCCTGATATATATCAGTGCTTCAATCAACCCCATTATCTACGGTGTAACGAACAAACAGTATCGACAGGCTTACGAAACAGTTCTGATGTGTCGTCGACCGCGCAGTCTCAGTGTTAGTGCAAATGTTTCTAACACTAACGATCCGTCCATTAACCCATATACTTTGGTTTCGAATGTTGCGCAAAATAGCAAGGATGATTCTGTATTTGTTGACGAGCGAGTCTGA